A window from Thiomonas sp. FB-Cd encodes these proteins:
- a CDS encoding chemotaxis protein CheA: MAMDNDILQEFLAESRELLADAQGQLLRLEADPTDSAVLGAIFRAFHTLKGGAGFLEAQNMVEWCHHLEDLLDKLRANKFTADSGMIDAILRSTDMIERMLDEMAHGENPTPGHAELGAVVQAYARGEQPTLPSPLQLDGAGQTWAESRTDAAGQTGLYVEKKPVHAPPLTTESAGEDDLEALFNQTLDALYGKDGAPGGGASPPAPVGAVSAPAANHAPTVPAAQSSEPQSREDTTIRVDSSRLDQAMNQVGELVLLRNRLSAAVARFAQSDDALVRMVRETDLAVNDLQNTVMRLRMQPCKRLFQSLPRVVRDASRSLGKKVRLELGGEDVEIDKTVIDALSGPLIHLVRNALDHGLEAPQDRLSTAKPEEGLLKVLAIHLGDKVQIQVSDDGRGMNPHKILQSALGKGIISETDAARLSEREMLDLIFLPGFSTKEQVSELSGRGVGMDVVRSAVQSLRGRVDITTRPNQGTTLTLELPLTLAVLPVLYFKLRRETYALPVSVVDNLMEIEPQQVHSISGRLMAQVANDRIVPYIDLGQQLQGSPLNLGKDPCEGILTEQGLLVVSEAVGTEDSVVKPLDISAQSSWYQGATISGGGDVVLILDIQALARAMRTTPTAQ, encoded by the coding sequence ATGGCCATGGACAATGACATCCTGCAGGAGTTTCTCGCCGAATCACGCGAGCTGCTTGCGGACGCGCAGGGCCAGTTGCTGCGCCTGGAAGCTGACCCCACCGATTCGGCTGTTCTGGGCGCCATCTTCCGCGCCTTCCACACCCTCAAGGGGGGAGCGGGTTTTCTGGAAGCGCAGAACATGGTCGAGTGGTGCCACCACCTTGAAGACCTGCTCGACAAGTTGCGCGCTAACAAGTTCACTGCCGACAGCGGCATGATCGACGCCATCCTGCGCTCCACCGACATGATCGAGCGCATGCTTGACGAAATGGCGCATGGCGAGAACCCTACCCCAGGCCACGCCGAACTCGGCGCCGTGGTGCAGGCCTACGCACGAGGCGAGCAGCCCACCCTGCCCTCGCCGCTGCAGCTTGACGGCGCGGGCCAGACCTGGGCCGAGTCCCGCACCGACGCCGCCGGGCAGACTGGCCTGTATGTGGAAAAAAAGCCCGTCCACGCACCGCCGCTGACCACGGAGTCCGCAGGTGAGGACGACCTCGAAGCCCTGTTCAACCAGACGCTCGATGCGCTTTACGGGAAGGACGGCGCGCCCGGCGGTGGCGCCTCCCCCCCAGCACCCGTCGGTGCAGTGTCGGCGCCGGCGGCGAACCACGCGCCGACCGTGCCGGCCGCGCAGAGCAGCGAGCCGCAGTCTCGTGAAGACACCACCATCCGCGTCGATTCGTCGCGCCTGGATCAGGCCATGAACCAGGTCGGTGAACTTGTGCTGCTGCGCAACCGCCTGTCGGCTGCAGTGGCACGCTTTGCCCAGAGCGACGACGCCTTGGTGCGCATGGTGCGCGAGACCGATCTGGCTGTCAACGATCTCCAAAACACGGTCATGCGCCTACGTATGCAGCCCTGCAAGCGGCTATTCCAGAGCCTTCCCCGCGTGGTCCGCGACGCGAGCCGCTCGCTCGGAAAGAAGGTGCGCTTGGAACTCGGCGGTGAGGATGTGGAGATTGACAAGACCGTCATCGATGCCCTCTCGGGACCCCTCATCCACCTGGTGCGCAACGCGCTGGACCACGGCCTTGAGGCCCCGCAGGATCGTCTGAGCACAGCCAAGCCCGAAGAGGGCCTCCTGAAAGTGCTCGCTATCCATCTCGGTGACAAGGTGCAGATCCAGGTCAGCGATGATGGACGCGGGATGAATCCACACAAGATTCTGCAATCGGCTCTCGGCAAGGGCATCATCAGCGAGACCGACGCAGCGCGCTTGTCAGAGCGTGAGATGCTTGACCTCATCTTCCTGCCAGGTTTCTCCACCAAGGAGCAGGTCAGCGAACTCTCGGGCCGCGGTGTAGGCATGGACGTGGTCCGCTCAGCCGTGCAGTCCTTGCGCGGCCGTGTGGACATTACCACGCGCCCCAACCAGGGCACCACGCTCACACTTGAGTTGCCCCTGACGCTGGCCGTGCTGCCCGTCCTGTACTTCAAGCTGCGCCGCGAGACCTATGCGCTGCCCGTGTCGGTGGTGGATAACCTGATGGAAATCGAACCCCAGCAGGTGCACAGCATCTCCGGGCGTCTCATGGCACAGGTGGCCAACGACCGCATCGTCCCCTACATTGATCTTGGCCAGCAACTCCAGGGTTCACCCCTGAACCTGGGCAAGGATCCTTGCGAGGGCATCCTCACCGAGCAGGGCCTGCTGGTCGTCTCCGAAGCCGTCGGCACCGAGGACTCCGTCGTCAAGCCCCTGGACATCTCGGCCCAATCGTCGTGGTACCAGGGCGCCACGATCTCCGGTGGCGGGGACGTCGTGCTCATCCTTGACATTCAGGCCCTCGCACGCGCGATGCGCACCACACCGACTGCGCAGTAA
- the motB gene encoding flagellar motor protein MotB: MADTKPQPIVIKKIKKISGGGHGAAWKIAYADFVTAMMAFFLLMWLLGSTTKAQLQGIAEYFQNPEKVSLEGGSGAGSATSVIQGGGTDLTRTVGQVRNGATPGKTVAPNATQVRDEQVDKQNLEALKKALESQIEANPQLSAFRSQLLIDITREGLRIQVVDSDKRPMFALGGADLEAYARTIFQDIAPTLNQLPNHISITGHTDALSYQNQGKGYSNYNLSADRANVVRQVLVQSGLDEFKVLRVVGMGSAAPFDLHNPDSSLNRRVSIVVLSKQAYARIVSDQGAEQTASTAAQVRPQIQAPAGLPVAGGH, encoded by the coding sequence GTGGCCGACACGAAGCCCCAGCCGATCGTCATCAAGAAGATCAAAAAAATCAGTGGGGGCGGGCATGGCGCCGCCTGGAAGATCGCCTACGCGGACTTTGTCACGGCGATGATGGCGTTTTTCCTGTTGATGTGGCTTCTGGGTTCCACAACCAAGGCCCAATTGCAGGGGATTGCCGAGTATTTCCAGAATCCTGAAAAGGTTTCGCTCGAAGGCGGCTCCGGCGCCGGCTCGGCCACCTCCGTCATTCAGGGCGGGGGCACCGATCTCACGCGCACCGTCGGGCAAGTGCGCAATGGCGCCACCCCTGGCAAGACTGTCGCGCCCAATGCCACGCAGGTGCGCGACGAGCAGGTTGACAAGCAAAATCTCGAGGCCTTGAAAAAGGCGTTGGAGTCGCAGATCGAGGCGAATCCGCAACTCAGCGCCTTTCGCTCGCAACTGCTGATTGACATCACCCGCGAAGGCCTGCGCATCCAGGTGGTTGACAGTGACAAGCGTCCGATGTTCGCCTTAGGCGGTGCCGATCTCGAGGCCTATGCCCGCACTATCTTTCAGGATATTGCGCCAACCCTCAACCAGTTGCCGAACCACATCAGCATCACGGGGCATACGGACGCGCTGAGTTATCAGAACCAAGGCAAAGGTTACAGTAATTACAACCTGTCGGCTGACCGCGCAAACGTGGTGCGCCAGGTTCTTGTGCAATCAGGCCTGGATGAGTTCAAGGTGCTGCGCGTGGTCGGCATGGGGTCGGCGGCGCCCTTCGACCTCCACAATCCCGACTCGTCGCTCAACCGGCGTGTGAGTATCGTGGTCTTGTCCAAACAGGCCTACGCGCGTATCGTGAGCGACCAGGGCGCCGAACAGACCGCCAGTACAGCGGCGCAGGTGCGGCCGCAGATTCAAGCCCCCGCAGGGTTGCCTGTGGCTGGGGGGCATTGA
- a CDS encoding flagellar brake protein, giving the protein MREVAHSLFKDEFRLTTQQKAERVLTRIALEREALAIIPSEHAEEFTSLVLHIDRAENQLIIDDLNPAHGNRRVAEGQPFFCLGRSDGVYVGFQSHLLKTTHWEGYGALCIAYPDTTYYLQRRSYYRVTVSAGDVNHVEVQRRGARSLKGQCHDISGSGMRILVEVPTDFSLTEGEYIPLVRFELDGIELASEAQIRSIGPLRSAKVRQPMRTVGVQFLNMTAAFERRVTNYVQRRDRELLRDAKR; this is encoded by the coding sequence ATGCGCGAGGTTGCTCACAGTCTGTTCAAAGACGAATTCCGGCTGACCACACAGCAAAAAGCCGAACGTGTGCTCACCCGCATCGCCCTTGAGCGCGAGGCCTTGGCGATCATCCCAAGCGAGCATGCGGAGGAATTCACATCGCTTGTGCTGCACATCGACCGCGCCGAAAACCAGTTGATCATTGATGATCTCAACCCCGCGCATGGCAATCGCCGGGTGGCCGAAGGTCAACCTTTCTTCTGTCTTGGCCGATCGGACGGGGTCTATGTCGGATTCCAGAGCCACCTGCTCAAGACGACCCACTGGGAAGGGTATGGCGCGCTGTGCATTGCCTATCCCGACACAACGTATTACCTCCAGCGCCGCAGCTACTACCGCGTGACAGTCAGTGCGGGCGACGTCAACCATGTTGAGGTCCAACGGCGTGGCGCACGCTCCCTCAAAGGACAGTGCCACGATATCAGCGGCAGCGGCATGCGCATCCTTGTGGAGGTGCCCACGGATTTTTCCCTGACCGAAGGTGAGTACATCCCACTCGTGCGCTTCGAACTTGATGGCATCGAACTCGCCAGCGAGGCCCAGATCCGCTCGATTGGCCCTTTGCGCAGCGCTAAAGTCCGGCAGCCGATGCGGACCGTTGGCGTCCAGTTCCTGAATATGACTGCGGCATTCGAGAGGCGCGTGACGAACTATGTTCAGCGCCGCGATCGCGAACTATTGCGCGACGCCAAGCGCTGA
- the flgM gene encoding flagellar biosynthesis anti-sigma factor FlgM, producing the protein MNPIQNSITTSTSGSTQKADLGVKRGGVGASKSSGAGAAGVQAGGDMVSISNSARLLNTASTMTTSGVSNQRINALKAAIASGQYTVDPQKIAKGLVQDSQALLKATTGG; encoded by the coding sequence ATGAATCCCATTCAGAATTCCATTACCACTTCGACCAGCGGGAGCACGCAGAAAGCCGACCTTGGCGTCAAACGGGGTGGAGTCGGGGCATCCAAGTCTTCAGGCGCCGGAGCAGCCGGGGTGCAAGCGGGAGGCGATATGGTGTCCATTTCCAATTCGGCGCGCCTGCTTAATACCGCGAGCACCATGACCACTTCCGGCGTGTCTAATCAGCGTATCAATGCCCTTAAGGCGGCCATCGCGTCAGGTCAATACACGGTCGATCCGCAGAAGATCGCCAAGGGCCTGGTGCAGGATAGTCAAGCGCTGCTGAAGGCAACGACAGGCGGTTAA
- the csrA gene encoding carbon storage regulator CsrA yields MLILSRHAGEAILIGQDIRIVVVQVGGGKVRLGIEGPKELRILREELYKMVIDLNQQATAPDQGALDSWLQRGVQPLP; encoded by the coding sequence ATGCTGATCCTGAGCCGTCATGCTGGCGAAGCCATCCTCATCGGTCAGGACATTCGCATCGTTGTTGTTCAGGTCGGTGGCGGCAAGGTCAGGCTGGGTATCGAAGGGCCCAAGGAGCTTCGCATCCTGCGTGAAGAGCTGTATAAGATGGTCATTGACCTCAACCAGCAGGCCACCGCGCCCGACCAGGGTGCGCTCGACTCCTGGCTGCAGCGGGGCGTGCAACCCTTGCCCTAG
- a CDS encoding response regulator, translating into MKFLVVDDFPTMRRIVRGLLMQTGHVTGTIDEAEDGVQALKRIEAGGVEFVVTDWNMPNMQGIDLLRHIRASDDPSIRSLPVLMVTAEAKKENILTAAQAGVNGYIVKPFPADTLKAKIDAILQRLRGGQAA; encoded by the coding sequence TTGAAATTTCTTGTTGTTGATGATTTCCCCACGATGCGCCGAATTGTCCGGGGTTTGCTGATGCAAACCGGGCACGTCACCGGCACGATCGATGAGGCCGAGGACGGCGTGCAGGCCTTGAAGCGCATTGAGGCGGGTGGCGTCGAGTTTGTGGTGACGGACTGGAACATGCCCAACATGCAGGGCATTGACCTCCTGCGCCATATCCGTGCGTCCGACGACCCGTCCATCCGCAGTCTGCCCGTGCTGATGGTGACGGCCGAGGCAAAGAAGGAAAACATCCTCACCGCAGCCCAGGCCGGCGTGAACGGCTACATCGTCAAGCCCTTTCCGGCCGACACGCTCAAGGCCAAAATTGACGCCATCCTCCAGCGTCTGCGCGGAGGTCAGGCAGCATGA
- a CDS encoding flagella synthesis protein FlgN yields the protein MSEPEAFDRILLAQQDLLGRLQQMLQTELEALLAGDVENLHGLAAGKMDVFAELSALEQQRLERVGQRSAAMPVEEADRMRKIQELGRAVVQANQRNGMIVSALIRNTQGALDILRGISADTAAGVYGPAGHSLATQQAAKPLGSA from the coding sequence ATGTCGGAACCCGAAGCGTTTGACCGGATCTTGCTTGCCCAACAGGATTTGCTGGGCAGGCTCCAGCAGATGCTCCAGACTGAGCTTGAAGCCTTGCTCGCAGGTGACGTGGAGAATCTCCACGGCTTGGCGGCTGGCAAGATGGACGTCTTCGCCGAACTCAGTGCTCTCGAGCAGCAGCGGCTGGAGCGCGTTGGCCAGCGCAGCGCGGCCATGCCGGTCGAAGAGGCTGACCGGATGCGCAAGATTCAGGAGCTCGGGCGCGCTGTCGTGCAGGCCAACCAACGCAATGGCATGATTGTGTCGGCACTGATCCGCAACACCCAAGGTGCCCTGGACATCCTGCGAGGGATTAGCGCTGACACCGCAGCGGGAGTGTACGGGCCGGCGGGACACTCGCTCGCCACGCAGCAGGCGGCCAAGCCCTTGGGCAGCGCCTGA
- a CDS encoding methyl-accepting chemotaxis protein produces MPTSTLHPDALHALQQVLTPMDSCEALIDASNAEVHRVIWLNPAAQRVLADLNLPADPILSLLIEALQLDRDVALSALRDVARGASTVVTFEPAETRTTGPIRLTGVRDALDTVAAFHMSWRGIDKRKASDDLIDALSSHPLDARAERIDRLPAPYRDILSFLRDKAQAWERGSTKVGLAAARGYFSPRGSAQTIKARQVEQDALIAKVGASVEQVVQTTHAMEEQIQQAAARAKAIVDVTEARQQDVSGARDQFENLIAEADRNREHLERIQTHAQDVTRVLHVIKDIAAQTNLLALNAAIEAARAGEAGRGFAVVADEVRRLASKVAETVIAAGGSIETIRESVAVAHRASEGLGATVGKSAEQMGDVLHGFAEIKRGIADNQTVFAEVARLSNTSQDIIATLNASFGQMASGIRQATEEGIRGAEEVSANLLETLNENKTLLEMNLDFDTGSELSMASRAAMQGAQRIEVLLNQAVLERRIAEGDLFDENYLPIANTEPTKYRTRFTDLFKQRVQTVLDEILGQSTSFRFAFAVDRNGYTATHNSIYDRPLTGDPQKDLVGNRAMRIFNDVFGLEAAHNTKAVHLMIYARDTGEVLRELDVPIQVAGRHWGNLRLGFQ; encoded by the coding sequence ATGCCCACATCCACTCTGCATCCCGACGCCCTGCATGCCCTGCAACAGGTTCTCACGCCGATGGATTCCTGTGAAGCGCTGATTGACGCAAGCAATGCCGAAGTCCACCGCGTGATCTGGCTCAACCCCGCGGCGCAGCGTGTCCTCGCGGATCTCAACCTGCCGGCCGATCCGATCCTTTCACTCCTCATTGAGGCGCTGCAACTCGACCGGGACGTGGCTCTCTCAGCCCTGCGCGATGTAGCTCGAGGCGCCTCCACTGTAGTCACTTTCGAACCGGCTGAGACACGAACCACCGGCCCGATTCGTTTGACTGGGGTGCGCGACGCGCTTGATACCGTAGCGGCGTTCCACATGTCATGGCGCGGCATCGACAAGCGCAAAGCTTCCGACGACTTGATTGACGCGCTCAGCAGCCACCCCCTCGATGCGCGCGCCGAACGCATCGATCGGCTGCCGGCGCCCTATCGTGACATCCTCAGTTTTCTGCGTGACAAGGCCCAAGCCTGGGAGCGTGGCTCCACGAAGGTTGGGCTTGCTGCGGCGCGGGGTTATTTTTCGCCCCGGGGCTCGGCACAGACCATCAAGGCACGGCAAGTCGAGCAAGATGCGCTCATCGCCAAGGTTGGGGCCAGCGTCGAGCAGGTCGTGCAGACGACTCATGCGATGGAAGAACAGATTCAGCAGGCCGCTGCGCGAGCTAAGGCGATTGTTGATGTGACCGAAGCCCGGCAGCAGGATGTGAGCGGCGCGCGTGATCAATTTGAGAATTTGATTGCGGAGGCCGACCGCAACCGCGAGCACCTGGAGCGCATTCAGACGCACGCACAGGACGTCACCCGTGTGCTCCACGTCATCAAAGACATCGCTGCCCAGACCAACCTCCTCGCGCTCAATGCCGCCATTGAGGCGGCCCGAGCGGGTGAGGCAGGCCGGGGGTTCGCTGTCGTCGCAGACGAAGTGCGCCGCCTCGCCAGCAAAGTCGCCGAAACCGTGATCGCGGCCGGTGGATCCATCGAGACCATCCGGGAATCTGTGGCAGTCGCGCATCGCGCTTCTGAAGGTCTGGGGGCCACCGTGGGCAAGAGTGCCGAGCAGATGGGCGACGTGCTGCATGGCTTTGCCGAGATCAAGCGGGGCATCGCCGACAACCAAACGGTATTCGCCGAAGTCGCACGTCTGAGCAATACCTCACAGGACATCATCGCCACGCTCAACGCCAGCTTTGGCCAGATGGCCTCGGGCATCCGCCAGGCGACTGAAGAGGGTATCCGCGGTGCTGAAGAAGTATCTGCCAATCTTCTCGAAACACTTAACGAAAACAAGACACTCCTCGAAATGAATCTGGATTTCGACACCGGTTCTGAGCTCAGCATGGCCTCGCGTGCTGCGATGCAAGGCGCACAGCGGATCGAGGTCCTGTTGAATCAGGCCGTGCTCGAGCGCAGGATCGCCGAGGGTGACCTTTTCGATGAGAACTACCTGCCGATCGCGAATACCGAACCTACGAAGTATCGTACCCGTTTCACCGACCTGTTCAAGCAGCGCGTGCAGACGGTGCTCGACGAAATCCTGGGACAGAGCACGAGTTTCCGATTCGCATTTGCCGTCGACCGCAACGGCTATACCGCCACCCACAACAGCATCTACGACAGGCCCCTGACCGGCGACCCCCAGAAGGACTTGGTTGGAAACCGTGCGATGCGCATCTTCAACGACGTGTTCGGGTTGGAGGCCGCACACAATACCAAGGCCGTGCACTTGATGATTTATGCCCGCGACACGGGTGAAGTGCTGCGCGAGTTGGATGTTCCCATCCAGGTGGCGGGCCGCCATTGGGGCAATCTGCGCCTGGGTTTCCAGTAA
- a CDS encoding protein phosphatase CheZ → MNAPNTTPTLAAAAVLNLREADALLTEGVQRIMRASIDLPGMRHPLQEALHLSEQQAMATLEAVEAAQAELAAIRATNGDFIDSRLDRLDTHLQSIFTSQQGQDLTGQRLKKTITLLQAVEQRIQESLAQLGYAQAAEPPPEGTFNGTRMDQSNVDDLLAELGI, encoded by the coding sequence ATGAACGCCCCCAACACCACCCCTACGCTTGCGGCTGCCGCCGTGCTCAACCTGCGCGAGGCCGACGCGCTGCTCACCGAAGGGGTGCAGCGCATCATGCGCGCCTCCATCGACCTGCCCGGGATGAGACACCCGCTGCAAGAAGCCCTGCACCTCAGCGAGCAGCAGGCCATGGCCACCCTTGAGGCCGTGGAAGCGGCGCAGGCCGAGCTCGCCGCCATCCGCGCCACCAACGGCGATTTCATTGACTCCCGGCTGGACCGACTCGACACGCATCTGCAATCCATTTTCACCAGCCAACAGGGCCAGGACCTGACTGGCCAGCGCCTGAAGAAAACCATCACCCTGCTACAGGCCGTCGAGCAACGCATCCAGGAATCGCTGGCGCAGCTTGGCTACGCGCAAGCAGCAGAGCCACCTCCGGAAGGCACATTCAACGGCACGCGCATGGATCAGAGCAACGTCGACGATCTGCTCGCCGAACTCGGCATTTGA
- a CDS encoding MBL fold metallo-hydrolase, which yields MKAEKFYSEGQHHWFIVYDQEESRVVDSNVFALQVDNDTLLCDPGGFEVFPQVFSALVDVLPPSTIKQAFVSHQDPDVASSLPLWSACSPQITWHASKLWVGFIRHYGALEANIQGIPDEGAELLMGSARLQIIPAHYLHSSANFQLYDPQAKVLFSGDVGAALLPAGHSAFVERRNLESASAFDAHIKHAEYFHKRWMPSNAAKRDWCERVAKLDIDFLCPQHGAIYTGENVKRFIDWFDALEVGRAIA from the coding sequence ATGAAAGCCGAAAAGTTCTACTCTGAAGGACAGCACCACTGGTTCATTGTCTACGACCAAGAGGAATCGCGCGTCGTCGACTCCAACGTCTTTGCCTTGCAGGTCGACAATGACACCCTGCTGTGTGATCCGGGCGGTTTTGAAGTCTTCCCGCAAGTTTTTTCTGCGCTGGTCGACGTGCTGCCGCCGTCCACCATCAAGCAGGCCTTCGTCAGTCATCAGGACCCAGACGTCGCCTCAAGCCTGCCGCTGTGGAGCGCCTGTAGCCCCCAAATCACCTGGCACGCCTCCAAACTCTGGGTCGGATTCATTCGCCACTACGGCGCCCTGGAAGCCAACATCCAAGGCATCCCTGATGAGGGCGCCGAACTGCTCATGGGGTCGGCTCGACTGCAGATCATTCCCGCCCACTATCTGCACTCCTCAGCCAACTTCCAACTCTACGATCCACAGGCAAAGGTTCTGTTCTCCGGAGACGTAGGCGCAGCCCTCCTGCCGGCCGGGCATTCCGCCTTCGTCGAACGACGCAACCTCGAAAGTGCATCCGCATTCGACGCCCACATCAAGCACGCCGAGTACTTCCACAAGCGCTGGATGCCCAGTAACGCTGCCAAGCGCGACTGGTGCGAGCGCGTGGCCAAACTCGACATCGACTTCCTTTGCCCCCAACACGGGGCGATCTATACCGGCGAGAACGTCAAACGTTTCATCGACTGGTTTGACGCGCTCGAGGTGGGCCGCGCCATCGCCTGA
- the fliW gene encoding flagellar assembly protein FliW, whose translation MTSLTRFGPLRIAAAQRWTCAGPMPGFETLHSFALLQHEGQGPFLWMQSLEEPDLAFLIAGADCFGLRYPPASRARADGDTEPCVLVIVPQRPEDTLRVHRLAPILFDARRASFVQEVFEPEQVTGTGYWTGPSGRAQSAAWLARIVHIECAREGGVTQRAALVAGDATDSGSALGVAQ comes from the coding sequence ATGACGTCCCTCACCCGATTCGGACCGCTGCGCATCGCCGCGGCACAGCGCTGGACCTGCGCAGGACCCATGCCAGGGTTCGAGACACTGCACAGCTTCGCGTTGCTGCAGCATGAAGGGCAGGGGCCGTTTCTCTGGATGCAATCTCTTGAGGAGCCGGACTTGGCTTTTCTCATCGCCGGAGCCGATTGTTTCGGTCTGAGATATCCGCCTGCAAGCCGCGCGCGCGCGGACGGGGACACGGAGCCTTGCGTGCTCGTCATCGTGCCACAGCGTCCAGAGGACACGCTGAGGGTTCACCGTTTGGCGCCCATCCTGTTTGACGCGAGGCGCGCCAGCTTCGTGCAGGAAGTATTCGAGCCCGAGCAGGTTACCGGTACGGGCTACTGGACCGGCCCTTCCGGCCGGGCGCAAAGCGCCGCCTGGTTGGCGCGGATCGTGCATATCGAGTGCGCGCGCGAAGGCGGGGTAACGCAGCGTGCCGCATTGGTTGCAGGCGATGCCACCGATAGCGGGTCAGCGCTTGGCGTCGCGCAATAG
- the motA gene encoding flagellar motor stator protein MotA, translated as MYLLIGYALSLSAIFGGYMAEGGHLGSLLQPFELLMIGGGAFGAFFAATFPKSFKATLKALPMAMKGSTYSKAAYLELLSLLNELFTRMRQNGLMAIEGDVEDPKNSEIFKKFPHIVADHHVLEFITDYLRLMIGGNLGVMEMENLMDVNIETHHREMEIPIHAMTRTADSMPAFGIVAAVMGVVHTMASVDQPPAVLGELVGAALVGTFLGILIGYAILAPVASRMEDRAHEGTKMLECIKVALLATMNAYPPQVAVEFSRKVLFSGERPSFSELESHLRDAKGR; from the coding sequence ATGTATCTCCTGATTGGTTATGCCCTGTCCCTCTCGGCAATTTTTGGCGGCTACATGGCCGAGGGAGGGCATCTGGGGTCTCTCTTGCAGCCCTTTGAGCTGCTGATGATTGGCGGCGGAGCCTTTGGTGCGTTCTTCGCGGCGACTTTCCCCAAGTCGTTCAAGGCCACGCTCAAGGCGCTGCCGATGGCGATGAAGGGTTCGACCTATTCGAAGGCGGCGTACCTGGAGCTTCTTTCGCTACTCAATGAGCTGTTTACCCGCATGCGGCAAAACGGGCTGATGGCGATCGAAGGTGATGTGGAAGACCCGAAAAACAGCGAAATCTTCAAGAAATTCCCGCATATCGTGGCGGATCATCACGTGCTCGAATTCATCACCGATTACCTGCGTCTGATGATCGGTGGCAATCTGGGGGTGATGGAGATGGAAAATCTGATGGACGTGAACATCGAGACGCACCATCGGGAGATGGAAATTCCCATTCACGCCATGACGCGCACGGCGGACAGCATGCCGGCGTTCGGGATCGTTGCCGCCGTCATGGGCGTCGTGCACACGATGGCCTCCGTTGATCAACCGCCCGCCGTGCTCGGCGAGTTGGTGGGTGCGGCGCTGGTGGGGACCTTTTTGGGTATTCTGATTGGCTATGCCATCCTCGCACCGGTGGCCTCACGCATGGAAGACCGCGCACACGAGGGCACGAAGATGCTTGAATGCATCAAGGTGGCGTTGCTGGCGACCATGAACGCCTACCCGCCACAGGTTGCCGTCGAATTCAGCCGTAAGGTCCTGTTCTCCGGCGAGCGCCCGAGCTTCAGCGAACTCGAATCGCACCTGCGTGACGCCAAAGGGAGATAA